TATGTATTGGGATACCAATCATCTTTATATATTGAATATAAACTTGTATACTCCCATATTACTTCAATATTTCAATATATAGTCGTGTGCGAAATTAATATACGGCAAAACCCAAAGGGTTTTGCCATTAATTTTTAAAGTTATTTATACGTTAATGAATTTCCAAATAATTGTTATCATTCATTAAAATTTGAAATAATACATTAAACTTAAAAATTTACCAATGGTATATTCCACATTTTAACGCACACGACTATAATCCTCATCCCTTAGCATGAATAGTAGTTTATATTATCTCTGCACTCATAATTCAGTAATATGGAAATTTTATTTATATATAAGATTATGGGTAACGTAGTTTAAGGATGAGCCTTTTATTAGGAGGATGATAAAATAGTGCACGAAAAAGAATTCAATCTTGATGAAATAGATGAATTTGAATTGGATAGAGAATATCAAAAGAGAGTTATAGAAAGGGAGAGGAAATTTTTTGAAGAATTGAAAACAGAAAATGAGGTATTTGATAAAAGAACTTTAATGATCTTATTCAGCCTATTGGCAGGGAAACATATAGATGAATTTATTGGGGTTATAAGCTCTGGAAAAGAGGCTGTTGTTTTTAGTGCTAAGAAAGGAAGAAGATACAGGGCCGTTAAAATTTATAGAGTAGCTACGTGTGACTTTAAAACAATGCACAAATATATCCAAGGGGATCCAAGATTTCATTTGAGGAAGAGTAGTAGAAGGCAGATTATACACGCATGGGTTGAAAAGGAATTTAGAAATTTAAGAAGAGCAGGGGAAGTTGTAAACGCTCCTAAGGCAATATTAAGGAGAGAAAACGTTCTTGTGATGGAATTGGTTGGGAAAAGGGGAGTTCCTGCTCCGAGGTTGAAAGATGTTGAGGTTGATTATGAAAAATTCTATGAAATAATAACTCGAGATATGAAAAAACTCTACTGTGAGGCAGAATTGGTTCATGGTGATTTATCTGAATATAATATTCTCGTAAAAGATGATAAGCCAGTATATATTGACTTCTCTCAGAGCGTTGTAACTCAACATCCACTATCAAAGGCCTTATTAATAAGGGATGTCAAAAATATATGTAACTTTTTCAAGAGAAAAGGAGTGGATTGTGATTATAGGGAACTTTATGAATACATAACAGGAGAAAAACTACATCCTATTGATGAAGAAATCGCACAGTTGTAATTCTTTTTGATATAATTAAATAATTAACCAAAATTTAAAGAGATATCAATTTAAATTCCAAATTAGAAATTTAAAATAAATATTCATTTAAAACAAAAATAAAAATAAAAAATTTTATATCAATTTGGAATAAGAATTATTTCGTGGTGATGGCTATGAATTTTAGCGATGTTGTTATGCATGGAAATGTTGAGACTGTAAAGATTCCAAAGAATAGAATTGGTGTTTTAATTGGGAAAAAAGGTCAAACAAAAAAAACAATTGAAAGGGAGTTAGGTGTTGAACTCGAAATTAGCAAAGATGGTGATGTCACAATATACTCAACTGAAAAACAAAAAGATGCTCTTGCTACTTGGAAGGCAAGAGACATTGTAATGGCGATAGGAAGAGGGTTTTCTCCTGAAAATGCTTTGAAGTTACTTAGTGATGAATATGTATTGGAGATTATAGATATAACTGAATACGCAAGTTCTGAAAATGCTCTGAGAAGATTGAAGGGTAGAGTTATTGGTAGTGGCGGAAAATCAAGAAAATATATTGAAGACTTAACTGGGGCAAGGGTTTCAGTATTTGGAAAAACCGTTGCTATATTAGGAGAGTTTGAGTCCGTCCAAATTGCAAAAGAGGCAGTTGAGATGATATTAAGAGGTTCATCTCATGCTAAGATGTATAAGTTCTTAGAAAGAGAAAGACAAAAAATCAAAAGAAAGGCATTTGAATTGTGGAAAAAATAAATAAATTATGTTTTTATTGCTATTAATACGATATTAGAAATCAATTTATACAAGATTTTCAATTTTAATTATAGTTGTTTGCCTTACTAATGAACGAAATCTCCATTAAATTATAGGGGATGATTAACCTTTATTTGGAATTTTTACACTTGATTTAGCGTTCTTTTAAAAAATAAATGGCAAAACAAAGTTTTGCCGTATAAAATTGGCAAACAACTACAGTTTCCCTACTATAACTCAAACGTTTTTTTAACATTTATATTCCTACTTTTAATTGATAATATTTTTTTGATTATATTGGGTATTGACAAGTTGACTTTATTATGTGAAAACCTTTCCATTAAATTTTATAGAGAATAAAAATTATAGAAACATAACTTTATGAGAGAGTAAAGAGGTTGAAATATGGAAAGGAATAGAATTATTATTAGGTTGCTTTTGTATCCTTTTGCATATCTAATGTGGGGAGGGTTGATGTGGTATTCCCAAATAGTGAACCCCATTGATTTAACCCATTATTTATCTTATATTCCATTTTGCAATGCAGAATTTTATGCCACGTTGCAAGGATTACCGCCACAAATCATTGAGTTTTTTAGAGTAATTTATCTATACTCATTTACATTCTGCATAGTTGGAGGGATTGGTTACTATTTACTAATAAAGAAAAATTTTTTAAAATCTGATATAATGTTGGTTGACTTGGCATTGGGTTGGCTGTTTGCTGGGTTAATCTATACGTTTTTTGTGGTTCAGGCACCATTTGATGTTGGTGTTGCAAAGGATTTAGTTGATTTTAAATTAATGTGGATATGCACAAAGCCAACTTATGAAATCCCATCCTTACATACTGCATATTCTATTCTAATTGCTCTACATTTTAAAGAGGAAGAAGGGGACATAAAATATATCTTCTATGCATTAGCCATCTTAATCCCAATATCTACACTAATAATGGGGCAGCATTGGATTGTTGATGTTATTACTGGCATTTTATATGGGTTCTTTTTATATAAATTCCCGAAAACTATCCACATTAAAATTCATAAGGGCATTGATTTCATCTGTGGATATATAAAGCCATGCACAAACTGTGCGCATGGTGTAGATAATGGAAAAATCAACAAGTAAAAATGAAAACAAAAAAACAAATGCAAAAATAAACTTAAAAAATAAAAATTCGAAAATTTTGAAAATAATGGGTTCTTACACTTGTGGCATTGCATGGTATTGTAAAAAATGTGGAGGATGTTGCGATTCACCAACCGTTACAAAAAAAGACATTGTAAACATTGCTAAGTATCTTGGATTATCTTTTAATGAGGTTATTGAGAAGTATCTGAGGTATTTTGATGGCAAAATGGGAGAAATAAAGGAAGTTAGAGGAAGATGCATATTTTTGGATAAAAGGAGATGCACCATTTATAAAGCAAGGCCTTTAATTTGCAAACTTAGGCCATTTTCCCCCCAATTTAAAAATGGAAAATTGGTTTTAACTTATGATATATGGTTTTTGAAGCATTGTAGGGGTTTCTTTATTGGGGATATGAAAATTGATAAAAAATACTTTAAATATGCAGAAATATTGGTAAAATCCTTAGGTTTTGAAGAAGAAACTCCAAAAGAGGAATTTAATAGATTAAAGAAGAGATTAAAAAATGCCCATGAAAACTAAAGCTTTTATAGTCAAATCTCATCATATTTGACTAATTCAGAAAACTTAACTATTTCGTGGAGTGCCTTTATTTCTATTGGTATTTCGTGCTCTTTTATCATTGCCAATGGATTCATTCCTCCAATAGTTACGACACCACACATATTTTTCTCCACACTTACACCATAGACCTCATTGTTAGGCCTTCCAATCTCTTTTATTCCATTCCAACCAAGAACTTTAACCAAATCTATCAAATCTTCCCTTGCACACATAGGAACCTCTCTAAACCCAGCAAGTATTGAGGTTTCACAATCAACTTTATTGAAAAATACTTCATGAGGGTCTAACGAAGAACCTTCATAGGAGATAATGTCAATAAACCTTTCTTTTTCTTCTCCAATCTCCAAAACTCCACCATAACATGGAATTATTGGAATTCCATAGTTAGAGAGTATCCCATCAAGTGTAGATGCACAAATAGTAGAGATTTTTATTAACCCATCTTCTTCTTTTATACCAAATCTGTCTGAAATACCAAGCCCTTTTTTGTAGGCTTCTTTTAAAATCTCTACAACGTCATCATAGTATTTCTTTTCAACATATCCTACATTAACAATAACGTTTCCATCCTCTTTGTTAATATCGTAAGTTACCTTTGCCATGTTATTAAACATTTTTGACAATACAGATTTTATTCTAATACCACTCTTCTTTTTTTGAGGGACTATTTTTCTCTTATTAACTTTTTCCATGAAGCTTACTTTTTTGATTGTTGAAGCGGCGTTTAATTCAACATAATAACCTTTCTCAACAAGTGCTGCTACTGGTGAAAGCCCCCCAACTAATGCAATACCAATCTCATCCTCCTCCACATTTAATCCGAGGACGTTATCTTCCCCATAACTTAAAATACAGTTTAGAGTATCCTTTTTTAATAATTTTTCAAATTTTTCTTTTGCCTCTTTTGGAATTACCCTGAAGTTTGCAGGAACATAACCTTCTCCATTTTCAATAACTCCCCACACGTCCGTTTTTCTTTGCATGATAAATGCTTCAAGAGGGTCAACAGATGTAGATTTGTAGTTAATAACACCCTCAAACTGAACAGGTTCATAATCCTCAAACTTAACAATACCTCCATATTTTGGAATAGGCAAGATACCATGGCTTAAAAGCCAGTTATCAAAAGTGACACTACATAATGTTTCAATTCTTGTATAATTTTTCTCCTCAACAATATTTACCTTATCTCCAACACCCAATCCAAATTCAAGGACTTTTAAGATGGTATCTTTTATTTCGTTATGGTCTCCATAGACGATTGATTTATTCACTACTGCTATACCGTTCCTATAATCAGCTAAATATAACTTTTCCATAATTTGGGAAAATATTGAACCTAATCTGTATGAAATATTTGCCTTTTCAAGTTCTTCAAGTCCTTTTTGAGTTATTACCCTTCCAACATAACCAACTTTTTTTGTTAATTTCCTCTCATCTAAAATCCTTAGGTGGTATCTTACGGCTCTCTCCCCAATATCGTAACCCCTCTTTTTTAGCTCATCCGCAATGATTTTTGCCCCTATGGGTTTATTTGCCTCTGCTAAAATACTTAGAATCTCTATAAGTTTTTTATCGACATCGTCTCCCATAATATCACCAAAATAATTATATCTTTAACAAATATTGTTACTTTTTTAGATATTTAGATATGAATTAATTATTGTATTCAAAAATTAAAAAATAAATGAATAGTTATTGATTATCCAACTTTTTCTTAAGTATCTCAACAACTTTTTTAGGATCTGCTCTACCTCTTGTTAATTTCATAACTTGACCCATTAAGAAATTCAGTGCTGGCTTATTACCATTTAAGTAATCCTCAACTGCCTTAGGATTGTTTTTAATTGCCTCATCACAAGCCTTCTCTAATGTGTCCTCATCAGTAATAACTGTTAAACCAAGTTCATCGATAATTTGCTTAGGTGATTTCTCTCCTCTGTATTCAACTAACAATTCAATAACCTTCTTACCAATCTTTTGGCTTATAACCTTATCTTTTATCAATTTTATAAGTTCAATTAAATGCTCGACCTTTATGTTACTCTCAAAGAAATCAATCTTGTTGTATTGTAAGACCCTCTTCAACTCATTTCTTATCCATGTTACAGCAAGGTTTATGTTTTCTTTTTCTTTACCCAATCCAGCAACGACTTTTTCAAAAGCATCTGCTAACTCCAAATCAGAAACAAGGATTTTTGCATCATCCTCTCTAATACCATATTCTCTAATGAATCTCTTTTCTTTTTCCAATGGTGTTTCAGGCATTTTTTCTTCAACTTCCTTGACCCACTTTTCATCAATCACTATTGGCTGAATATCTGGGTCTGGGATATATCTATAGTCCTCTGCTGTCTCTTTTTCCCTCATTGATTTTGTAATCATCTGGCTCTCTAAGAATGCCCTTGTTTCCCTCTTAACTGTTCCTCCTCTTCTAATTATGTTTTTCTGCCTAATTAATTCATATTTCAAAACTTTGTATACTCCTTTTATTGAGTTGATGTTTTTTACCTCGACCCTGTTTCCTTGGACTCCTTTGTAGTTAATTGAGATGTTTACATCAGCCCTCATTGAACCTTCTCCTCTTAAACAGCCAATGTATCTGAACAACCTCATAAGTTGTTTTAAAAATTCTCTTGCTTCCTCTGGGCTTTTTATGTCTGGCTCTGTAACGATTTCAATTAATGGAGTTCCACTCCTGTTGTAATCAACAAGTCCCAAATCTGGTTTATATTGCCCAGGGTCCTCTTCTAAGTGAACCTCAGTAATTCCAATGCCCATAAAGTTTCCATTAACTCCAATAGGCACTGATGTCCTTTGGTAACCACTTGGCAAGTCAGGGTAATCATAGTGTTTCCTTTGGAAATAAATGTCTTTATTGATGACTATTTCGCATCCAAGCATCTTTGCAACCATTATTGCAACATCTACTGCCTTTTTATTTGGTGGCATTGGCTTAGCCCCTGGAAGACCCATACAAACTGGACATACGTTTGTGTTTGGTGGAACATCCTTATAGTTTGTAGGGCATTTGCAGAAAAGTTTTGATTCTGTATCAACTTGAACGTGAATCTCAAGACCACATTTCATCTTTACATCATCTTCCATTGTTTCAC
The sequence above is a segment of the Methanotorris igneus Kol 5 genome. Coding sequences within it:
- a CDS encoding serine protein kinase RIO, whose product is MHEKEFNLDEIDEFELDREYQKRVIERERKFFEELKTENEVFDKRTLMILFSLLAGKHIDEFIGVISSGKEAVVFSAKKGRRYRAVKIYRVATCDFKTMHKYIQGDPRFHLRKSSRRQIIHAWVEKEFRNLRRAGEVVNAPKAILRRENVLVMELVGKRGVPAPRLKDVEVDYEKFYEIITRDMKKLYCEAELVHGDLSEYNILVKDDKPVYIDFSQSVVTQHPLSKALLIRDVKNICNFFKRKGVDCDYRELYEYITGEKLHPIDEEIAQL
- a CDS encoding KH domain-containing protein; the protein is MAMNFSDVVMHGNVETVKIPKNRIGVLIGKKGQTKKTIERELGVELEISKDGDVTIYSTEKQKDALATWKARDIVMAIGRGFSPENALKLLSDEYVLEIIDITEYASSENALRRLKGRVIGSGGKSRKYIEDLTGARVSVFGKTVAILGEFESVQIAKEAVEMILRGSSHAKMYKFLERERQKIKRKAFELWKK
- a CDS encoding phosphatase PAP2 family protein — translated: MERNRIIIRLLLYPFAYLMWGGLMWYSQIVNPIDLTHYLSYIPFCNAEFYATLQGLPPQIIEFFRVIYLYSFTFCIVGGIGYYLLIKKNFLKSDIMLVDLALGWLFAGLIYTFFVVQAPFDVGVAKDLVDFKLMWICTKPTYEIPSLHTAYSILIALHFKEEEGDIKYIFYALAILIPISTLIMGQHWIVDVITGILYGFFLYKFPKTIHIKIHKGIDFICGYIKPCTNCAHGVDNGKINK
- a CDS encoding YkgJ family cysteine cluster protein; protein product: MEKSTSKNENKKTNAKINLKNKNSKILKIMGSYTCGIAWYCKKCGGCCDSPTVTKKDIVNIAKYLGLSFNEVIEKYLRYFDGKMGEIKEVRGRCIFLDKRRCTIYKARPLICKLRPFSPQFKNGKLVLTYDIWFLKHCRGFFIGDMKIDKKYFKYAEILVKSLGFEEETPKEEFNRLKKRLKNAHEN
- a CDS encoding DUF128 domain-containing protein, whose amino-acid sequence is MGDDVDKKLIEILSILAEANKPIGAKIIADELKKRGYDIGERAVRYHLRILDERKLTKKVGYVGRVITQKGLEELEKANISYRLGSIFSQIMEKLYLADYRNGIAVVNKSIVYGDHNEIKDTILKVLEFGLGVGDKVNIVEEKNYTRIETLCSVTFDNWLLSHGILPIPKYGGIVKFEDYEPVQFEGVINYKSTSVDPLEAFIMQRKTDVWGVIENGEGYVPANFRVIPKEAKEKFEKLLKKDTLNCILSYGEDNVLGLNVEEDEIGIALVGGLSPVAALVEKGYYVELNAASTIKKVSFMEKVNKRKIVPQKKKSGIRIKSVLSKMFNNMAKVTYDINKEDGNVIVNVGYVEKKYYDDVVEILKEAYKKGLGISDRFGIKEEDGLIKISTICASTLDGILSNYGIPIIPCYGGVLEIGEEKERFIDIISYEGSSLDPHEVFFNKVDCETSILAGFREVPMCAREDLIDLVKVLGWNGIKEIGRPNNEVYGVSVEKNMCGVVTIGGMNPLAMIKEHEIPIEIKALHEIVKFSELVKYDEI
- the gatB gene encoding Asp-tRNA(Asn)/Glu-tRNA(Gln) amidotransferase subunit GatB, with amino-acid sequence MEDDVKMKCGLEIHVQVDTESKLFCKCPTNYKDVPPNTNVCPVCMGLPGAKPMPPNKKAVDVAIMVAKMLGCEIVINKDIYFQRKHYDYPDLPSGYQRTSVPIGVNGNFMGIGITEVHLEEDPGQYKPDLGLVDYNRSGTPLIEIVTEPDIKSPEEAREFLKQLMRLFRYIGCLRGEGSMRADVNISINYKGVQGNRVEVKNINSIKGVYKVLKYELIRQKNIIRRGGTVKRETRAFLESQMITKSMREKETAEDYRYIPDPDIQPIVIDEKWVKEVEEKMPETPLEKEKRFIREYGIREDDAKILVSDLELADAFEKVVAGLGKEKENINLAVTWIRNELKRVLQYNKIDFFESNIKVEHLIELIKLIKDKVISQKIGKKVIELLVEYRGEKSPKQIIDELGLTVITDEDTLEKACDEAIKNNPKAVEDYLNGNKPALNFLMGQVMKLTRGRADPKKVVEILKKKLDNQ